A genomic window from Equus caballus isolate H_3958 breed thoroughbred chromosome 5, TB-T2T, whole genome shotgun sequence includes:
- the LOC100057298 gene encoding complement receptor type 2 isoform X1 gives MGAPGLLWVFLALVAPGVLGQCKFLPRYPFAKPKIQSDQSEFAVGTSWEYECLPGFIKSSFFTTCLETSEWSDAQQFCKRKSCMSPRELLHGSVHTPMGIVFGSTITYSCDEGYRLIGDSSATCIISDNIVTWDSDMPFCEIIPCESPPAISNGDFYSSSREHFYYGMVVTYECHIGQNGKKLFDLVGEPSIYCTSKDNRIGIWSSPPPQCITVVKCPVPEVENGIMESGFRRSFSLNDTVMFKCKPGFTMKGSNIVWCQPNSKWNPPLPKCFKGCLLPPDIANGSYSKMDKEFFQIGQKVSYSCEPGYTLIGTNPVQCTSLGTWSPTAPRCEAKSCDAIPNQLLNGRVVAPPSLRLGAEVSFVCDKGYRLNGKSSSQCVVEGMKVLWNNKFPVCERIYCDPPPSIKHGWNSYPSGPIPLNTVVRYSCPGAFRLIGERNIFCRSKDQVKGVWDKAAPICEYYNRNTICREPVVPGGRRNKMSKPPYRHGDSVTFTCDIHFTMKGNKSVWCQANNTWGPTPLPICESDFPLECPSLPRISNGHHTGETVGKFTPGLSVTYSCDPGYLLVGQKTIKCLSSGDWSSGIPTCKEAQCKDPGPFLNGQIAGPEKFRAGVTVDFSCKEGYRLEGPPSSQCVIVGQNALWTKMPTCKEILCPAPPPILHGRHTGSSSVNVPYGSRVTYTCDSDPEKGVNFILIGKNTIYCTADSQKTGTWSGPAPRCELSVSGVQCPPPKILRGRILSGQKNQYSYNDTVVFACAFGFTLKGSKGIRCNAQGTWEPPEPVCEKECQAPPKILNGRKEDRHMIRFDPGTSIKYSCDPGYVLVGEESIHCSFEGVWTPTAPKCKVAECKPIGEQLFVKPQDQFIRSDVNSSCGEGYRLGESVYQLCQGTIPWYVEIRLCEEITCPPPPVIYNGIYTGISSEDIPYGTTVTYTCNPGPEKGVKFNLIGASTIHCISNNQKRGIWSGPAPLCKLSLPAVQCSHVHVANGYKVSGKEAPYFYNDTVTFKCDHGFTLKGSSQIRCKANNTWDPEIPVCEKEAPCQPVRHQELPLDSHVVQVNTSCKDGYQLTGHAYRKCQDAENGVWFQKIPLCKVIQCQPPPVIDNGRLTGVMAQHFLYGNEVSYACDQGFYLLGQKSIRCISDSKGHGSWSGPPPQCLKSSPVTHCPNPEVRHGYKLNNTQSSYSHNDTVYVACNPGFIMNGSHLIRCHTNNKWVPGIPTCIKKAVSDCQPPDRIPNGNYTATDIVRFFPGVSILYSCDEGYLLVGEAVLVCTQEGTWSQPAPFCKEVNCSFPEHMTGMQKGLEPGKMYQYGAIVTLECEDGYTLEGSPQSQCQDDHGWNPPLAVCRSPSSFAPLLFCGLSAGLVFLVFLISVALCMILKHKERNYYTNTGHKEDIHLEAKEVYSIDPYNPAS, from the exons ATGGGCGCCCCGGGCCTGCTCTGGGTTTTCTTGGCTCTCGTCGCGCCAGGGGTCCTCG GTCAGTGTAAGTTCCTGCCAAGGTATCCTTTTGCTAAGCCTAAAATTCAGAGTGATCAGTCTGAGTTTGCTGTTGGGACATCTTGGGAATATGAATGCCTTCCTGGGTTTATCAAGAGTTCATTCTTTACCACCTGCCTAGAGACTTCCGAGTGGTCAGATGCTCAGCAGTTTTGTAAAC GTAAATCATGTATGAGTCCTAGAGAACTCCTCCATGGCTCTGTCCACACACCCATGGGTATCGTGTTTGGGTCAACAATTACATATTCTTGTGATGAAGG ATATCGACTCATTGGTGACTCATCTGCTACATGTATTATCTCAGACAATATTGTAACCTGGGATAGCGACATGCCTTTTTGTGAAA TTATTCCTTGTGAGTCACCCCCAGCCATCTCCAATGGGGACTTCTACAGCAGCAGTAGAGAGCACTTTTACTATGGAATGGTGGTGACTTATGAGTGCCATATTGGACAGAATGGGAAAAAGCTGTTTGACCTCGTGGGTGAGCCGTCAATATATTGCACCAGCAAAGACAATCGCATTGGCATCTGGAGCAGCCCTCCCCCTCAGTGTATTACTGTAGTCAAATGCCCAGTTCCAGAAGTTGAAAATGGGATCATGGAATCTGGATTTAGACGTTCATTTTCCTTAAATGATACTGTCATGTTTAAGTGTAAGCCTGGCTTTACCATGAAAGGCAGCAACATAGTATGGTGCCAGCCAAACAGCAAATGGAATCCTCCACTGCCAAAGTGCTTCAAGG GGTGTCTTCTACCTCCAGATATCGCCAATGGTAGTTATAGCAAAATGGATAAGGAATTCTTTCAAATTGGACAGAAAGTGTCCTACAGCTGTGAGCCTGGCTACACTCTCATTGGAACTAACCCTGTGCAGTGTACATCCTTGGGAACCTGGAGCCCTACAGCCCCCAGATGTGAAG CAAAATCATGCGATGCCATTCCAAACCAACTTCTCAACGGCCGTGTGGTGGCTCCTCCTAGTCTCCGGCTTGGGGCAGAGGTTTCATTTGTTTGTGATAAGGG GTACCGGTTAAATGGCAAATCTTCTAGTCAGTGTGTCGTAGAAGGAATGAAAGTACTCTGGAATAATAAGTTTCCTGTCTGTGAAC GGATTTATTGTGACCCTCCTCCTTCTATCAAACATGGCTGGAACAGTTATCCTTCTGGCCCCATACCTCTTAACACTGTGGTAAGGTACAGTTGTCCAGGTGCCTTCCGCCTCAttggagaaagaaatattttttgtagGAGTAAAGACCAAGTGAAAGGAGTCTGGGATAAAGCTGCTCCTATATGTGAATATTACAATAGAAATACCATTTGCCGTGAGCCAGTAGTACCAGGGGGACGCAGAAATAAAATGTCTAAACCACCGTACAGACACGGTGATTCTGTGACATTTACCTGTGATATCCACTTCACCATGAAAGGAAACAAATCTGTTTGGTGCCAAGCAAATAACACATGGGGACCAACGCCACTACCAATCTGTGAGAGTG attTCCCCCTGGAGTGTCCATCACTTCCCAGGATCTCCAATGGACATCACACAGGGGAGACTGTTGGCAAGTTTACCCCAGGATTGTCTGTGACTTATAGCTGTGACCCTGGCTACTTGCTTGTTGGACAAAAGACCATTAAGTGTTTGTCTTCAGGAGACTGGAGTTCTGGCATTCCCACATGTAAAG AGGCACAGTGTAAAGATCCAGGACCATTTCTCAATGGGCAGATAGCAGGGCCTGAAAAGTTTCGGGCTGGCGTAACTGTAGACTTTTCCTGTAAGGAAGG GTATCGATTAGAAGGCCCACCTTCTAGTCAGTGTGTAATTGTTGGACAGAATGCTTTATGGACCAAGATGCCAACATGTAAAG AAATTCTTTGCCCAGCACCTCCTCCTATTCTCCATGGAAGACATACAGGCAGCTCTTCAGTGAACGTTCCATATGGAAGCAGAGTCACTTACACTTGTGACTCGGACCCAGAGAAAGGAGTGAACTTCATCCTTATTGGGAAGAACACTATCTACTGTACCGCTGATAGTCAGAAGACTGGGACCTGGAGTGGCCCTGCCCCACGCTGCGAACTTTCTGTTTCTGGGGTGCAGTGTCCACCTCCCAAAATCCTAAGAGGCCGCATATTATCAGGGCAGAAAAATCAATATTCCTATAACGACACTGTGGTATTTGCTTGCGCGTTTGGCTTCACCTTGAAGGGCAGCAAGGGAATCCGATGTAATGCCCAGGGCACATGGGAGCCTCCAGAACCAGTCTGCGAAAAGG aGTGCCAAGCCCCTCCTAAAATCCTCAATGGGCGAAAGGAAGACAGACACATGATTCGCTTTGACCCTGGAACATCCATAAAATATAGCTGTGACCCTGGCTATGTGCTGGTGGGAGAAGAATCCATACATTGTTCCTTTGAGGGGGTGTGGACACCCACTGCCCCCAAATGCAAAG TGGCAGAGTGTAAACCTATAGGAGAGCAACTCTTTGTAAAACCCCAGGATCAATTTATCAGATCAGATGTTAACTCTTCTTGCGGTGAAGG GTACCGGTTAGGTGAGAGTGTTTATCAGCTGTGTCAAGGCACAATTCCTTGGTATGTGGAGATTCGTCTTTGTGAAG aaatcacctgcccaccaccCCCTGTTATCTACAATGGGATATACACAGGGATTTCCTCAGAAGACATTCCGTATGGAACTACAGTCACTTACACATGTAACCCCGGGCCAGAGAAAGGAGTGAAATTCAACCTTATTGGGGCGAGCACCATCCATTGTATCAGCAACAATCAAAAGAGGGGCATCTGGAGTGGCCCTGCTCCTCTTTGTAAACTTTCCCTCCCTGCTGTTCAGTGCTCACATGTCCATGTTGCAAATGGATACAAGGTGTCTGGCAAGGAAGCCCCATATTTCTACAACGACACTGTGACATTCAAGTGTGATCATGGATTTACTTTGAAGGGCAGCAGTCAGATTCGTTGCAAAGCCAATAACACCTGGGATCCTGAAATACCAGTTTGTGAAAAAG AAGCACCGTGTCAGCCGGTGAGACACCAAGAGCTTCCACTTGATTCGCACGTGGTACAAGTTAATACATCCTGCAAAGATGG GTACCAGTTGACTGGACATGCTTATCGGAAGTGTCAAGATGCTGAGAATGGGGTTTGGTTCCAAAAGATTCCACTTTGTAaag TTATTCAGTGTCAACCTCCGCCAGTGATTGACAATGGGAGGCTCACAGGTGTGATGGCACAACACTTTCTATATGGAAATGAAGTCTCTTACGCATGTGACCAAGGATTCTATCTTCTGGGACAGAAAAGCATACGATGCATAAGTGATTCTAAAGGACATGGATCTTGGAGTGGACCTCCCCCACAGTGCTTAAAATCTTCTCCTGTGACTCACTGCCCTAACCCAGAAGTCAGACATGGATACAAGCTAAATAACACTCAGTCTTCGTATTCTCACAATGACACAGTATACGTTGCCTGCAATCCTGGCTTTATCATGAATGGCAGTCACTTGATTAGGTGTCATACCAATAACAAATGGGTGCCAGGTATACCAACGTGTATCAAAAAAG CCGTCTCAGATTGTCAACCTCCAGATAGGATCCCCAATGGGAATTATACTGCTACAGACATAGTTCGATTTTTTCCTGGAGTATCAATCCTGTACAGCTGTGATGAAGGCTATCTGCTGGTTGGAGAGGCAGTCCTTGTTTGTACACAAGAGGGAACCTGGAGCCAACCTGCCCCTTTTTGTAAAG AGGTAAACTGTAGCTTCCCAGAGCACATGACTGGAATGCAAAAGGGGCTGGAGCCTGGGAAAATGTATCAGTATGGAGCTATCGTCACTTTGGAGTGTGAAGATGGGTATACCCTGGAAGGCAGTCCCCAGAGCCAGTGCCAGGATGATCACGGATGGAACCCTCCCCTGGCTGTTTGCAGATCACCAA GCTCATTtgctcctcttcttttttgtg gTCTTTCTGCAGGGCTagtatttcttgtcttcttgatcAGTGTCGCCTTATGCATGATACTCAAACACAAAGAACG CAATTATTATACAAATACAGGCCATAAAGAAGATATTCATTTAGAAGCAAAAGAAGTATATTCTATTGATCCATACAACCCAGCAAGCTAA